Sequence from the Priestia megaterium genome:
GTGTAAGCTTCAACGTACCAAGAGCCTCCGGCAGGATCCATTACTTTTGATATATGTGTTTCGTGCTGCAAAATTAAGTGAGTATTACGGGCAAGGCGATGAGCGAACTGAGAAGATGAGGATGTGACGGAATCATATGGTTCAATATGCAGACTATCCGCTCCTCCTACAATAGAAGCAAATGCTTGAACCGTGCTCCTTAATGCATTTGTATACATGTCTTCTTTAGACTGTGTAAGATGTGACGTTTCCGTATGGATAAACGGCACTGAAACGAACGTGTCATCAAAAGCACGAACCACATTTGCCCAAAGCATGCGAAAAGCACGAAGTTTTGATATTTCCATAAATAAATGTGAGCTAACTGAAAAAGAAAAGGTCATGTGAGGTAAAACTTGATGTAAGGACAAACCGCGTTTTATGCATTCATCAATATACTGCACCCCTGTAGCAAGCATATAAGCTAGTTCTTGAACAGCGTTTGCACCGCTGTTATGGTAAGGAATGCTTGATACAATGATCGTTTTGAGCTCTGGAACATTACTGTGAGCCAAACGCGTTGCGTAAGCTAAATGATCGTATAAATCTCGAGTAGAAAGTGGAACTCTTCCATATTCAGCAAGGGTGCCGAGCGGATCCATTCCAACCGTACCTGTTAGCTGTCTAATATCAAAGTTATGATCAACACAGTATGCTTTTAGAAACGAAAGAAGTGGAACGGATGTACATCCCGTATTTAAAAATAAAGGCACAGCTTCAAGAGCTACATGCTGAAACAAATGAGCAACATCCTCTAAAGTAGAAATTGTAGCGCCTGAGGCTACTTCAGCTTCAGTTGCTTCATCAACGTCTTTTCCTTGCCTCATTGCTTCACTGCACGTAAAAGCGGCCGTATTTTGTCCATTTCTCAAACTGTGTAAAAGAAGTTTATTGCTTTCTTTAATAGAAGGTAAGTCGATTTTTTGGGTGATTTCCCATTCCCCTAGTATGTATGATTCTTTACCGGCTCCTCTTAAACAATCTATTCCCGCCGGACTCTGCTGCAAGTAGTCTAAATGTGCCGTATCACTTTCGGAATAAAGCGGTTTCAAAAAGATGTTTTCTAACGTTTCTTTTGAGCAGAGCGCGGTATTTTTGCTAACTTCCTGTGCCCAATCTT
This genomic interval carries:
- a CDS encoding methylmalonyl-CoA mutase family protein, which translates into the protein MKTNTLSFHEFTRTPKEDWAQEVSKNTALCSKETLENIFLKPLYSESDTAHLDYLQQSPAGIDCLRGAGKESYILGEWEITQKIDLPSIKESNKLLLHSLRNGQNTAAFTCSEAMRQGKDVDEATEAEVASGATISTLEDVAHLFQHVALEAVPLFLNTGCTSVPLLSFLKAYCVDHNFDIRQLTGTVGMDPLGTLAEYGRVPLSTRDLYDHLAYATRLAHSNVPELKTIIVSSIPYHNSGANAVQELAYMLATGVQYIDECIKRGLSLHQVLPHMTFSFSVSSHLFMEISKLRAFRMLWANVVRAFDDTFVSVPFIHTETSHLTQSKEDMYTNALRSTVQAFASIVGGADSLHIEPYDSVTSSSSQFAHRLARNTHLILQHETHISKVMDPAGGSWYVEAYTHELMTKAWELFGNIEDHGGMEEALKQGRIQDEVEQMRVKRQEDIECRIERLIGVTHYAPKQQAVSQEIKSTPFKKEEIKMDKYSDQNASEFSSNLSLEDYTKLASKGVTAGWMLKQMAKQTQPDSVVPLTKWRAAEKFEKIRVYTKGMSIGIMELTDPSSRKKAEIARSLFESAGFACETIKNIDSYVEIADWMNEQKHEAYVICGSDELVEKLLTKAMTYFEEDSVYVYVVGEEHVSRKTQWQQKGVMSVIHPKTNVIQCVKKLLCALEVEVHV